GAGTGCTCAGGGGTCGTCGATGCTGTCGGCCCAGGGGTGACCAAGCTCAAGCACGGCGATCGCGTGATGGCCCTGTTGCCTGGCGGTGGTTACGCAGAGCACGTCGTGATCCACGAGGATATGGCGATCCCGATCCCCGGGGGCATGAGCTTCGAGGAAGCCGCTGCGATCCCCGAAGCTTTTCTGACTGCGCAGGAGGGCCTGTTTGGCCTTGGCGGCCTCGAAGCCGGGCAAACGGTGCTCGTGCACGCCGCTGCAGGTGGAGTCGGCTCCGCCGGCGTGCAGCTCGCCCACCTGGCGGGCGGCAAGGTGATCGCCACCGCAGGCTCCGACACGAAGCTCGAACTCGTGAAGCGCCTGGGTGCGGATCTGTGCGTGAACTACAAAACCCAGGACTTCGCCGAGGAGGCCAAGAAGTTCTCTCCCGGTGGCGTGAACCTGGTGCTCGATTTCGTCGGTGGCAGCTACTGGGAGAAGCACGCCAAATGCCTGGCAATCGGGGGGCGCTGCGTGGTGATCGGCGTATTGGGTGGAGCGACGGCGAACGTGAACCTCGGACTGCTCTTGATGAAGCGCCATCAGATCCTCGGCCTGGTGATGCGCTCGCGCCCCTTGGCCGACAAGATCCGCATCACCCAGCAGTTCATCAGTCAAAACCTGCAGCATTTCCCCACTGGCGATCTGAAGCCAGTGCTCGACGAGGTGTTCCCGCTAGTCCAAGCGCAGCAAGCTCACGAGCGCATGGAGCAGAACGCAAACTCCGGGAAGATCATCCTCAAGCTGCGCTGACCACTCCAGTCCTTGGCGGCCTCAGCTCTCAGCGAACACGCGCGAGAGCGTCAGGTGCAGCTGACTCTGAATCAGCCGCATCACGCTCTCGAGATCGCTCCTCGACAGGTTCAGCTCTGCGATGAGCAAGCGACGTGTCTCGCTCAACAGCTGCTCACGCGCCTGGCCTACGCGTCGCGCCGCGGTGGCGCGATGTACTCCCCTGCCCGCAGCGATGACGTCAATGCTCGAACCTTGCCCGTAGTAGGCACGCAGCACGTTGCGTTGTTCGGGCTCTAGGTTCGCAGCAGCCCGTGTAAAAGCCGCACGGAATTGTTCTTTGTACAGTTCCTTCAAATAGGCCAGCTCGGGATCCTGGGCGTCGCTCCTCCCCCCCCCATGCCCCAGGAGGCTCGACTCCGGCTCGACGTGAACCGCGACCGCCTCCTGAGGCACCTCGCGTCGATCGCGTTTCAGGTTCAGCCAAGTTCGAGTCACCAAGACGCTGAGCCACCCGTCCAGCTCGCCGCTGCCAGAAAAGTTCGCGAGCTTGCTGTCGATGGGATCGAAGAGCTTGCCCTCCAGGCTGAACATCAGCTCGTCGAGATCGGGTCCAGCGCCTCGCGCAGCCACCCGAGCCGCGATGCGCTGCGCGCGCTTGCTCAAGTCCTTCAGCGCCCGTGGCTCACCCTGTAGCGCCAAGAAGGCCAGCCCCAAGTCGGCGAAAGCAACTCCATCCAACGCCTCGCGATCAGTCCCGGAACTGAGCAGGCGCTCCGCCACGTGTTCCGCGAAGACCTCCGCCTGGCCCTCGAGCTCAGGCCAGGCAGCGACGCACTCCGACCAAAAGCCAGCGAGATCCTGCTCGAGTGCAACGTCGCGGGGGCCGGCTCGCTCCGGCTCTTCGCCGAGGAGCCTCGCAGCCAGAGTGCGGGAAAAGCTCACGGCGTTTAGTATAGCCGAGGTCGCTGCCGCACCCGCGCGGCAAACCCGCCAGCGCCATGGCCGACGCCTCCGAACTAACGCAGCCTCTACGCTGCCCCGACGAAAACGCCCTTGGCGCCTTCGTCCAGGGGGGTGCGAGCGACGCCCAGCGACGGGAGATCGAGGCCCACCTGGAGCACTGCGCTGAGTGTAGCGGGGTCGTGCAACTCCTCGGAGAGGCGTTCATCAGTCGCGCTCAGCGAATCGAAGCGGGCCCCGCCAGCGAGCGTGCCGTCGAGAGCCTGGAGCCGCAACCGGGACACTATCTGGGCCGTTACCGCGTGGATCACGGTATTGGCGCCGGGGGTATGGGGCTGGTGTTCTCCGCGTGGGACCCGGCGCTCGAGCGCAGCGTCGCGCTGAAGCTACTGCGTCCCGAACTGGCGGCGACCCCCGAGGCGCGCGAGCGGTTGTTTGCCGAAGCGCGTACGGTCGCCTCACTGAAGCACCCCAA
This Polyangiaceae bacterium DNA region includes the following protein-coding sequences:
- a CDS encoding NAD(P)H-quinone oxidoreductase; the protein is MQAIVIREFGGPEVLEVREVETPAPGERQVRLAVHATALNRADLLQRRGMYPPPKGETEILGLECSGVVDAVGPGVTKLKHGDRVMALLPGGGYAEHVVIHEDMAIPIPGGMSFEEAAAIPEAFLTAQEGLFGLGGLEAGQTVLVHAAAGGVGSAGVQLAHLAGGKVIATAGSDTKLELVKRLGADLCVNYKTQDFAEEAKKFSPGGVNLVLDFVGGSYWEKHAKCLAIGGRCVVIGVLGGATANVNLGLLLMKRHQILGLVMRSRPLADKIRITQQFISQNLQHFPTGDLKPVLDEVFPLVQAQQAHERMEQNANSGKIILKLR